In Legionella israelensis, the genomic window AACAGGATCAAAAGCACCACCAAAAACAGCAACGCTGAGTCGTTTTTTTTTAATCATTTTTGTCCTTGACTGAAAGATAACACCATGGATTCCAATAAATGAGAAACTGGACCTGTTTTACCTGTTTTTATAAGTAAGTCAATCTTGTGAGCTGTTAATATAAGCTGCTGCAAAAAAGAAGGGGACAAACGATGGTTTGCTGTTTGATATAATTTTATCCGTTGCTTCCAAATTTTAAGTTTTTTGCAGGCATCAGTTAAGGAATATTGCTGTTGATGCACTAAATGTTTGAGTTGCAATAGTACTCTTATTTCCTCCGTTATTATCCATAAAATCAAACTATAATCTTTTTGAAAAATCATTAGTTTTCTAAGTACACAGATTGCTTTTTCTGTCTCGCCAGCAAGGCAGGAAGCGGTTAAATCATAGAATTGATATTCGGATTGATCGCTGAGTTGTTCTAATATTTCATCGGCGTTCAGTTCTGAGCGCGGAGGATAAGTTAAAATCATTTTTTGTATAGCTTGTGAGCAGGCGAGCATATTGCCTTGAACTTTATACAAAATAATATCAATAACTTTTGGCGTAAATTTTAATTGATGTTGTTGTAACTGACTGATTATCCAGCGTCTCATGTCCTGGATCGATGGGGGATAGGCGGAAATAATCACGGCTTTATCTTTAGAGGATAACCATTGTAACTGACTGACCGGAACACACGGACAGCGGATTAAAAGCAGGCAATGTTGATTTGCATCAGCGAGATAATTCAAGAGGATTTCTTTTCCGGCCTGATCTATGTTTTTCTTCTCATAACGTACATCCAGAAAAACATGACTGGCAAAAAGAGAATAGCTATTCGTTTCGTCATTTAGCAGATACCAATCTTCTTTGGACTGAATGGTCAAGATTTTATAATCTACTTCCTTATTTAAACTGAATGCCTCCTTAATCATTTTTGTTTCTTCTTCTACGAAGTAATACTCCGGTCCGACTAAAACATAAAGAGGGAATATTGCTTGTTTTAATGATGGTATCAACGCTTGATGTTTTATAAGCATAATATAGGTTATTTGATAGAGCTCAGACGGTTTAGAATCTGAATGGCAGCATCTCGACGCATTTCACTTATCAATAAATTGGCTTCTTCATCGGAGCCAAGGATCCGATCATTATTTACCGTCAACTGTCGCGTTACTGTGAAATGACTCAATGGCTTAATCGGCTTGCCTTTGGAGGTTTGGAGCTGAAAATCAACAAAATAAATCAGTTCATATTGTCTGGGATTGCTGCCACTGCCGATACTAGTTATTTGCTGCTCATGGCCTGCTCCTTTTATGACAAGCCAGTAAGTGGCTTGTTCTGCAGAGGGGCTGATGGTGATTTTATAGGCGTCAAAATATTTTTCCAATGTATGTGTCAGCTCCCTGTCACCTCCCTGATTAATAATAAAAACATTATCCAGCCACTTAGGAAGATCAACTGAGCCGCGAAGATGAAAGCCACAAGCCACCAGTAAAATACTGGCAAAAAAGATTAAAATTTTTCTCATTAGCTGACAACCAAATTAATGAGCTGGCGATGTGCAACAACAATGGTTTTTTTAATGGTTTTACCTTGGATATAAGGCTGTGCCTTCTGCTTTGCTTGTTCAATAAGCTCATCTTCAGTAGCTTCAGTACTTGCCGTAAATTGAGTCCTTAATTTGCCGTTGACCTGAATGATAAATTCAATTTCCTCTGTTTTTAGTGCGCTTTTATCGACTTTTGGCCATGGAGCATCAATAATGGCTTTTTCAAATCCAAGCTGCTGCCATACATGATGACAAATATGAGGCGTGATGGGGGCTAAAAGCCTTAACAGGATACTGAAACTGGAATGAATAAAGTAGCGGTCTTCTTCTGTTTCAATGGAATAAGCCGTGATTTCATTAAATAATTTCATGCATCCTGAAACCACGGTGTTAAATTGATTACGTTCATAATCCTGATTAACTTGTCCTAAAATTTGATGGACAAGAAGGCGAGATTTTTTTAAACGACTATCTGTGGCTTGCCAGTCAATAGATGCATTTCCATCAAAAATGGCATCATTGACTTCCGTAATGATATTTTGATGTTCATAGGCATAACCCCACAAGCGCTTCAGAAAGCGGTAGGCCCCTTCAACAGCCGTATCAGACCATTCAAGCGATTGATCCGGCGGGGCGGCAAACATGATGAATAATCGGGCGGTATCTGCACCATAAGTGTCAATCAACTGATTGGGATCCACGACATTGCCAATCGATTTTGACATTTTATGTCCATCTTTGAGCACCATTCCCTGAGTTAGCAAGGCTTTAAAAGGCTCATCCGAATTAACCAGACCTTCATCTCTCATTAATTTATGGAAAAAACGAGCATAGAGTAAATGCATAACCGCATGCTCAATACCGCCGATATACTGGTCAACTGGGGTCCAGTATTTCGCACGGTCGTCAAGCATGGCATTATCCTGGTTTTTACAGGCAAATCGGGCATAATACCAGGAAGACTCAACAAAGGTATCGAAAGTATCGGTTTCTCGAACGGCATCCTGTCCACATTTAGGACATTCAACGTGTAAAAACTCAGGACATTGCAATAAAGGGGAACCGCTTCCAGTGAATTCCACGTTTTCTGGCAGAATGACGGGCAGTTGATCGATAGGAACGGGCACTACTCCGCACTCCTCGCAATTAATCATAGGGATAGGAGTACCCCAGTAACGTTGACGGGACACTCCCCAGTCACGTAAGCGGTAATTTACCGTTGCCTTGCCCATTTCCTGTTCTTCCAGATATGAAGTGATGGCAGAAATTGCTTCGGAAGAAGGAAGTCCGTCAAATTGTTCAGAATTGATTAAAATGCCTTCGCCCGTATAGGCTGACTGTTTTAAGTTATGTTGTACATCATCCTTTGGCTGAATCACTTGTTTGATAGGAAGATTGTATTTATGAGCAAATTCCCAATCTCTCTGGTCGTGAGCAGGAACAGCCATAATGGCTCCTGAACCGTACTGCATTAAAACAAAATTGGCAACCCATATAGGAAGCTCTTCCCCAGTTATTGGGTGAACAGCAGAATAGCCTGTGTTGACACCGCGTTTTTCCAGTGTTGCCAGTTCTGCTTCTGCCATTTTTATGCCATGGCACTCTTTTAGAAATTTTTGAACGTCTTCATTATTTTGAGCGGCTTCCTTGGCAATAGGGTGATCAGGTGCAACAGCTAGAAATGTTGAGCCTAACAAAGTATCTGGTCGTGTTGTATAAATTTTTAGTTTTTTAGGAAAGTTCTTGACCTGGAAATAAATTTTAGTACCGTACGAGCGTCCTATCCAATTACGCTGCATTTGTTTAACCTGTTCTGGCCATTTATTTAACTCATCCAGTGAGTCAAGAAGCTCATCGGCATAGGCAGTAATTTTTATAAACCACTGGGATATTTCTTTATGTTCAACTAAAGCACCAGAACGCCACCCGCGACCCTCAACAACCTGTTCGTTAGCTAACACGGTTTGATCAACAGGATCCCAATTGACAATGGCATTTTTTTTATAAACCAGTCCTTTTTCAAAAAGACGGATAAAAAACCACTGTTCCCAACGATAATATTCAGGATTACAAGTGGTAATTTCTCTTTTCCAGTCGTAAGCATTCCCTAAACGAAGGAATTGCTTTCTCATGGCTTCAATGTTTTCCGCAGTCCATTTTGCAGGGGGAATATCATGTTTGATAGCCGCATTTTCAGCTGGTAAACCAAAAGCATCCCAACCGATAGGTTGCAGAACGTTTTTCCCTAGGGCACGCTGATAGCGTGATATGACATCACCGAGTGTATAGTTCCTTACATGCCCCATGTGTAACGTACCGCTGGGATAAGGAAACATGGATAAGCAATAGAATTTTTCTTTATTTAAATCTTCTATGACATTAAAACTCTGTTTTTTTTGCCAGAATTGTTGAGCTTGCTCTTCAATTTCTTGTGGTTTGTAGCTGTTATCCATGATGTAAAAAATCGTTTTAAATTAAACAGGGTTGGTAAGAATACCGTCTCTTGTCTTTTGCAGCAATAGCTTAATACTATGGTTTTCATTTAATTTTCAATAATAAGCTAAAAATTAAAATTAAAAAACAAAAAATGATTGCCGGTTTATCGCCCCAAATAATCCATGGTGTAGTACCGGTTGCACTGTAAATAGCAGATTGTAAAACACCGGAACTAAAAGGCGGAAGACTATCTATTACGGTACCTTTCTCATTAATGATAGACGACAATCCGTCATTATTGGCAATCACCTGAAATCGGCCGGTTTGTAAAGACAGCACTCGTGCCATTTGAATTTGCTGGTAGCTTGCCAGCGAATGGCCAAACCAGCCGTTATCACTGACCGAAATGATCCAGCGGGCTTCAGGCATTTGCTGACGCAAAAGTGAGGGGTAGGCGATTTCATAACAAATCAAACTGGCAACTGGCATATGCTTGATGCGAATAGAAGGCTGCTTGAATGGACCCGGTATCAAACCAGGTTCTGGCAGCATCAACAGCTTATTGACTGAGCGAAAAAGCGCCGGTATATACTCACCAAAAGGAACCAAATGACGTTTAGAATATTCTCCGCTGGCCTTGCCTAACGTGATGATAGAATTACTGTATGCCATTTCTTCTTCTGTAGATTGTAATATGCCTAAAACAACGGCTGTTTTCGCTGTTTTCGCTTTTTTATCAATGGACTGTAAAAAATCTTCTACATATGAACCAGGCAGAGGAATAGCGGATTCCGGCATCACAATGAGGTCTTTGCCCAGATACTTTTCTGTCTTTTCTTGGTAATGGTTTAAAATTTGCCAGAAAAGACTCTCATCCCACTTATCACGCATTGATAAATTGGCTTGTATAATGGCTGTTGTAAGTGGCTGCTCCGCTAATCTGGTCCATTGAATGGATTTAAGCAAAAGCGGAAATATTAATAACGCGACGAAAACTGCCAGATAAATGTATCGCTTAACTCCATTTTTTCTCATGGAATTTGCCAATAAGCTAGCAGAAAAACAGGTGATAAAACTAAGTCCATAAGAGCCAATCACTGGGGCTAAAAATTTTAAGGGTACGTCTATTTGGCTGGTGCCTGCCAATAGCCAGGGGAATCCGGTGAAAAGAGTTGCCCGAGAAAATTCACTGATACACCATAAGGCACTAAAAATGAGGCCCGAGATAAGAGGATTTTTTTTGTTTCCGATAAAGTAAAAAACAGAACCAGTAAAGGCCACATAACAGGATAAATAGAGAATAAATATAAACGTCACACATCCTGAGAGAATGTAATTTAAATGGCCATAATCATGAACACTGATAATGACCCATGACACGCCCAGTCCAAAAAGTCCAATACCGTAGCTCAAACTCGCAAGAACGGTTTGCTTAAATGAAGTTTCCTGAACAAGATAGGCATAAAAAAAAGCCAAACTTAAAAGAGTCAGTCCTGGATAATTAAAAGGTGAGTATCCCAGCGGAAAAAGTAATCCTGCTAAAAACAGTTTGCAAGATGAGTTTTGAAGGGCATATATAGACGTCTGACGGAGATAATGTCCAGCGTTGGTTAATGATTTCATACAATAATCATGATTTAAAAAAGGAAAGATAAGATAGCTTAATGATAAGATCAAGTTATCCTTTAACGGCTTATATAATAATCGTCAATGAGGGACTAAATTATCATCTTTCTCTTTTTGCTCTTCCGGTTCAAGATAGGAACGGCCAACGATAGAGCAAAGCTTTTTTTTATCCTCAATTCCAAGGTAAGCTGCAAGGGCTTCCAACGGGTTATAATATTCCTCCTCATCTGATGAACTCATATCGAAAACGTTATTGTTTTGTGTTCTTTCGTTTTCAAAAGGGCAGTTCTCATCGATTTCCCAATTATCAACGACAGCTATATAAAGGCTATTCAAAAGATTTTTTCCTTGCTTGATCTTTTCTAATAAATCTTTCTCATCCTCATCTCTTGGCAAAGATAAGAGGGATAAAGCATAACCTTTCCATCCTGTTATTTTTGTTTTTGCTTTTTTAGGCGCTATGATTGAAAATGATTCATAACAGGTATGTATATAATTTATTAAATCTCTTTGGTATTGTTGAAAACTTTGAGGAAATTGAGCATTAATAAATAACCACTCCAGGCATTGGAGTTTACTTGCCACTGCTTTAGCTTCATCACAATATTCCTCGCTTAGCTTGAACAGACTGCCCGTTTCACTCGATAAAATTTCATATTCCTGGGGTGGTATGGTCCAGTATAATTCGACATCAGGGTCGTTCCAGTCTCTGTAACATACCATTTCTCCTGAACGTTTTGTATGTTTGCGAAGAGGGCCTGTGCTGTGTAAAAGTATCTTTTCCATCTTGCCACTGTATCGTGGAATATTGGGGTGCTTGCCGTTTTCGCTTAAACGATCAATTTGTTGTTGCGTTAAGATCCCTTTCAATAAATTTAAGGCTTGAGTTTTACAAGTATATGAACCTTTAAGTGAAGGGCCCCATAAGCCCATGAAAGGATTTAGTTGAAAAGAAAAATTTACTTGAAAAGGTTTTAATCGAGGTTCGGTTTGATTGTCATGCGCTTGCGCTTTTTCTAACGCATAGATATGGGGGGACAAATGTTCATAAGAATAGAGTCGTGTTTTTTGACTGGGTTTATCCGAGAGATGCAACGGTTTAATTTTTTCTTTGATGGCTTTTTCCTGAGCATTGATCATGTCCCTGCATTTTTTTTGAAGGGCTTCAAACTTCTCCTTACTAAGTTCAAAAGTTACGCCATGAAGTCCTTTCCCTAAATCCAGAAAACGAAGCTCTTCAGACCGTAATATGCCGTGATTTCCGTTGAAATCTATATCCAGCCCCAGTTTAATTTTAAATTGACTTATCCATGAGTTTCGCTGAGTGGAAGGAACTCCATAATAGCCGAAATGATCAACAACTCGCATTTTCCTGCTATTAACATCCAGTTCCGATAACAAAAGTAAGCTGTGCCAAAGAGGATTGCTTCCTGCCTCCTGATCCATCGCGCAAAAAGTGACTGCATATTTTTTTCTTTCTCCCATAATGCCTCACTGGTTAAGGTTATTATGCATACAGTACAAAGTATTTTTCAGATATGAAAGACGTTTTTGGTGTTTTTAGTAAGTTCTGTTTTTATTTTTAAGAGCCTATCATGTTCAAAATAAAAGTAAATCAGGAAAAAAATAAATCGAAATGAGCTTCTTATGAAGTTAATTGCATTTAGGAGTGTTCAAATCCTATGGATTTAGTGTAGGATTATGTTCGTTTTACAAAGGAGATGGATGTATGTATAACGTAATGATAACTGGAGCGGGAAAAATTGGGAGTTTAATTGCCTGTATGTTGGCTGATAGCGGAGACTATCAGGTTCATTTGGCTGACCTTGAATTTAATAATTCCGATGTTGCTCGTCTGCTGAAAGCTATGCCTCAAATTAAAACAGTAGCTTTAGATGTAAGCAACCGAGAATTAACACAAGCCTATCTTAAAAAACATCAGATCATTTCTGTGGTATCAAGTCTTCCTTATTTTTTGAACACTTATGTAGCCGAAGCCGCAAAAGTAGCCGGTGCGCATTATTTCGATCTTACTGAAGATACGTCCGTTACCACGGACGTTAAGAAAATTGCTGCTGGCGCAAAAACGGCTTTTTTGCCTCAGTGCGGTTTGGCTCCTGGATTTATCAGCATAGCTGCAAACAGTCTCATGCAAGAATTTGACGAATGTTACCATGTAAAATTACGCGTTGGAGCATTGCCGCAGCGGGCAAGTAATGCTTTGCATTATTCATTAACCTGGTCTACCGAAGGTGTGATCAATGAATATGGTAACCCTTGTTTTGGTATTGAAAACGGTGAGCCTGCTGTATTAACACCCCTGGAGGGATTGGAATCTATTCAGATTGACGGTTGTGAATACGAAGCCTTTCATACTTCAGGAGGACTTGGAAGCCTCGCAGAAATCTATGCTGGTAAAGTGAAGAGCATGAATTATAAAACCATGCGATATCCTGGTCATTGCGAAAAAATGCGTGTTTTAATGAATGATCTAAAATTAAATGAAGATAGGGCAACTTTAAAGCGCATCCTTGAAAATGCTATCCCCAAGACGTATCAGGATATAGTCGTGGTCTATGTGACGGTCGAAGGTATAAAAAACAATGAGTTGATAGAGAAAAGCTATGTGAAAAAAATCTATCCGGCAGTTATTCAGGGTCTTGAGTGGTCTGCCATTCAGGTGAGTACGGCTTCAGGTGTGTGTGCGGTCGCTGATCTGGTTTTGGGGCAGGCTAATGAATATCAGGGCTTGGTGCTTCAGGAAAAATTCCAGTTAACTGACATCCTGGCTAATCGCTTCGGTCAATATTACGCTTAAGAGGTATGTATGGATTTACTTAATCGATTAGGTATAAAGAACCTAAATCCTGGCGCATTCAGCGGGCAAGGCTGGCATGCCACGCCAGGTCATTCAACTTTGGTTTCTTTTTCCCCGGCGAATGGTGAAAAACTGGCGGAAGTCGCCACTTGTTCCCGGCAGGATTATGAAACCGTGATTTTACGTGCTGAAAAGGCTTTTAAAGCCTGGCGTGTGATTCCTGCCCCTAAAAGAGGGGAAGTGATTCGCCAGATAGGTTTGGCCTTACGAGAACATAAGGATGCTTTGGGAAGTCTTGTTTCTCTTGA contains:
- the lnt gene encoding apolipoprotein N-acyltransferase, with translation MKSLTNAGHYLRQTSIYALQNSSCKLFLAGLLFPLGYSPFNYPGLTLLSLAFFYAYLVQETSFKQTVLASLSYGIGLFGLGVSWVIISVHDYGHLNYILSGCVTFIFILYLSCYVAFTGSVFYFIGNKKNPLISGLIFSALWCISEFSRATLFTGFPWLLAGTSQIDVPLKFLAPVIGSYGLSFITCFSASLLANSMRKNGVKRYIYLAVFVALLIFPLLLKSIQWTRLAEQPLTTAIIQANLSMRDKWDESLFWQILNHYQEKTEKYLGKDLIVMPESAIPLPGSYVEDFLQSIDKKAKTAKTAVVLGILQSTEEEMAYSNSIITLGKASGEYSKRHLVPFGEYIPALFRSVNKLLMLPEPGLIPGPFKQPSIRIKHMPVASLICYEIAYPSLLRQQMPEARWIISVSDNGWFGHSLASYQQIQMARVLSLQTGRFQVIANNDGLSSIINEKGTVIDSLPPFSSGVLQSAIYSATGTTPWIIWGDKPAIIFCFLILIFSLLLKIK
- the holA gene encoding DNA polymerase III subunit delta codes for the protein MIKEAFSLNKEVDYKILTIQSKEDWYLLNDETNSYSLFASHVFLDVRYEKKNIDQAGKEILLNYLADANQHCLLLIRCPCVPVSQLQWLSSKDKAVIISAYPPSIQDMRRWIISQLQQHQLKFTPKVIDIILYKVQGNMLACSQAIQKMILTYPPRSELNADEILEQLSDQSEYQFYDLTASCLAGETEKAICVLRKLMIFQKDYSLILWIITEEIRVLLQLKHLVHQQQYSLTDACKKLKIWKQRIKLYQTANHRLSPSFLQQLILTAHKIDLLIKTGKTGPVSHLLESMVLSFSQGQK
- the leuS gene encoding leucine--tRNA ligase, which gives rise to MDNSYKPQEIEEQAQQFWQKKQSFNVIEDLNKEKFYCLSMFPYPSGTLHMGHVRNYTLGDVISRYQRALGKNVLQPIGWDAFGLPAENAAIKHDIPPAKWTAENIEAMRKQFLRLGNAYDWKREITTCNPEYYRWEQWFFIRLFEKGLVYKKNAIVNWDPVDQTVLANEQVVEGRGWRSGALVEHKEISQWFIKITAYADELLDSLDELNKWPEQVKQMQRNWIGRSYGTKIYFQVKNFPKKLKIYTTRPDTLLGSTFLAVAPDHPIAKEAAQNNEDVQKFLKECHGIKMAEAELATLEKRGVNTGYSAVHPITGEELPIWVANFVLMQYGSGAIMAVPAHDQRDWEFAHKYNLPIKQVIQPKDDVQHNLKQSAYTGEGILINSEQFDGLPSSEAISAITSYLEEQEMGKATVNYRLRDWGVSRQRYWGTPIPMINCEECGVVPVPIDQLPVILPENVEFTGSGSPLLQCPEFLHVECPKCGQDAVRETDTFDTFVESSWYYARFACKNQDNAMLDDRAKYWTPVDQYIGGIEHAVMHLLYARFFHKLMRDEGLVNSDEPFKALLTQGMVLKDGHKMSKSIGNVVDPNQLIDTYGADTARLFIMFAAPPDQSLEWSDTAVEGAYRFLKRLWGYAYEHQNIITEVNDAIFDGNASIDWQATDSRLKKSRLLVHQILGQVNQDYERNQFNTVVSGCMKLFNEITAYSIETEEDRYFIHSSFSILLRLLAPITPHICHHVWQQLGFEKAIIDAPWPKVDKSALKTEEIEFIIQVNGKLRTQFTASTEATEDELIEQAKQKAQPYIQGKTIKKTIVVAHRQLINLVVS
- a CDS encoding saccharopine dehydrogenase family protein, with protein sequence MYNVMITGAGKIGSLIACMLADSGDYQVHLADLEFNNSDVARLLKAMPQIKTVALDVSNRELTQAYLKKHQIISVVSSLPYFLNTYVAEAAKVAGAHYFDLTEDTSVTTDVKKIAAGAKTAFLPQCGLAPGFISIAANSLMQEFDECYHVKLRVGALPQRASNALHYSLTWSTEGVINEYGNPCFGIENGEPAVLTPLEGLESIQIDGCEYEAFHTSGGLGSLAEIYAGKVKSMNYKTMRYPGHCEKMRVLMNDLKLNEDRATLKRILENAIPKTYQDIVVVYVTVEGIKNNELIEKSYVKKIYPAVIQGLEWSAIQVSTASGVCAVADLVLGQANEYQGLVLQEKFQLTDILANRFGQYYA
- the lptE gene encoding LPS assembly lipoprotein LptE, with product MRKILIFFASILLVACGFHLRGSVDLPKWLDNVFIINQGGDRELTHTLEKYFDAYKITISPSAEQATYWLVIKGAGHEQQITSIGSGSNPRQYELIYFVDFQLQTSKGKPIKPLSHFTVTRQLTVNNDRILGSDEEANLLISEMRRDAAIQILNRLSSIK